In the genome of Mytilus edulis chromosome 3, xbMytEdul2.2, whole genome shotgun sequence, one region contains:
- the LOC139514129 gene encoding ankyrin repeat and KH domain-containing protein 1-like → MASLSTEEENYVRMSLLLTGISPRAARALFDREFQPSSLESSLKKAYNKLMKLKNKYVINAAQWSLLFTRFPDVPDSKTFDVTLMIALLRNLTTLSPPLRGFDCLPSTFETTPGADLARIKYYRNYMAHLYDVKLDSAIFNTYWNDITNAIDRLGGQEMKQECDHLKTKTLDQTNREIMLDIKRSNDEIRELKESFESLKLSHTEMKKSHELLQEDHANVTKELQEIKSSQKDTVPWNVREQINKIAEDWKNNDQMFIITRAAKHVLKCIIENSCVTITASSGAGKTATLRHVALKMSNDYDVLLVSEPVDIIKFYNPNKKTLFVIDDLCGNFSVDLSDIKSWDPLIERIKEILENKQTKIIAACRLQVFQDQKFGILSVFKSCACNLLSMEIRLSNTEKQSIAELYMKSKAHEIADYYDLYDCFPLLCKMFHDNPNFDVANLFQKPFSVYELEIDKLLQIGLHTKYCALALCVMFNNQLKEEMLTKDVDADTKRIIKNTCQACKLDRGTSLLVIRDELDSLTNTFIRKVQGNVMGQGEHYYKALHDKIFDFLAYYFGQKIIECLIKNADSCLIKERFLLEREDVLDPFINVVPPTYHQMYIQRMIDDWSIGKVQDIFRNINMKIPQFRKKFLFHLSKLDTTLQRQLAHTFDNKCQRSADYWFVGYNKYDTVLLHCCLIGDINLIQWCLNHDVDVKKCTYDYQSPVMIASEQGHTEIVRMLLDKGVDCNICDIMRKSALMKACEHGHTEIVEMLLDIGADLECDQAERSPVMLACEGGHTQIVRMLLHKGARCNKFDDENRSLVMMACEGGHTEIVQMLINRGSDCNTCDYDGQSPVLKACAYGHKEIVKLLIDRGSKLNECDNDGKTPLLMACEHGFIEIVRMLLDRGLYYNKSDNNGWTPLLTACERGHTEIVKMLLDGGVYFSKSDNEGWTSFLSSCRHGHLNIVKMLLDKGADYEKCDNLDQSPVMTACENGHAEIVRMLLNRGINYNECNNHGIALILKACQYGHTEIVKLLLDKGEDFNRCDMWGKSPVMYACKHGHTEIVQLLLDKRVDYNKSDKKDQSPMMVACRYGYSNIVQMLLNKGADYNKCDNHYKSPVMKACEHGHTDIVKMLLEKGVDCNEVDILGQSPLMKACKHGHTAIVGMLLDKRVDYNKSDLNGLTSFAFACSHNNREIVKMLLNKGVNHDTLDSVRQSPFMKAFIHGHMEIVMMLIKSGLNYNQYDSKGRSLLIKACSSGLTEFVKILLDNGVDHNKCDKKGQSPLMFACRHGNRQIVRMLLDRRVDYNKCNKWRWSAVLYSCKYGHQEVLRMLILSGANINRCDNNGCSPVIIACKRGYTGIVEMLLDKKADFITCNNKGQSLLMYACKYGRTKIVRILVEKGVDYSNCDQNGMSPLMHACKHGHTAAVKILLDKGGNSNSCYADGSSLIMHACKNNYLEIARMLIHKGADFKERDRDGRSVLMETCGHLNEKLACLLIKNDADLNKCDRLGLSPVMIACENGNEKIVSLLLEKGANYDEIDRTGTSPLMKACEGGDTEIVKKLLEKGANLDKCDRSGQTPVMKACKQGHASIVSMLLEKGADYKEIDRKGQSPMMKACVHGHTEIVKKLLDKGESFNKCDRSDQYPLMMACENGHPEIVWTLLDREANCNKSDYYGNTPLTKACRMGHTEIVKLLIDKEADINKSDFDDLSPVMIACELGFTEIVNMLVDKGAEYVKNNVFGESPVMIACYNGKKDAMKLLLDRGADCNHSDSEHASLLVRASEKGHTDILKLLLERGADCNKVDKNDQSPVLRACEHGHTEIVNILLDRGADFNKVDFNEQSPLMTACEHGHTEIVNMLLKKGADFNKLNLQDQSALMKVCEHGHTEIVNILLDRGIDCNRMDWHDQSSLIMACKHGHLQIVKILIERGADCDRCDYEDQSPVYMACESGHTEIVKVLLDRGVDFNRSDYIGQSPIMKACEHGHTKIVEMLLDNGADLDTCDMLGHTPLMMACIHSHKTIIKMLLDRGADYSICDNDGKSPVQIAFLNCQYDIATMINKHALMEKQG, encoded by the exons GCCATTGATAGATTAGGCGGACAGGAAATGAAGCAGGAATGTGATCATCTGAAAACCAAAACTTTAGATCAGACCAATCGAGAAATAATGCTTGATATTAAACGGTCTAATGATGAAATCAGGGAGCTGAAAGAATCTTTCGAAAGTCTGAAGCTGTCACATACTGAAATGAAGAAATCCCACGAATTATTACAAGAAGATCATGCAAATGTTACAAAAGAACTTCAAGAGATAAAATCCTCTCAGAAAGATACAGTACCTTGGAATGTTAGAG aACAAATCAACAAAATAGCTGAAGACTGGAAGAACAATGACCAGATGTTTATAATCACCAGAGCCGCAAAGCACGTACTGAAATGCATAATTGAGAATAGTTGTGTAACTATTACTGCAAGTTCTGGTGCAGGAAAGACAGCAACGCTACGACACGTCGCTTTGAAAATGTCAAATGATTATGATGTTCTTCTTGTTTCTGAACCAGTTGacattataaaattttacaatCCAAATAAGAAAACATTGTTTGTTATTGATGATTTATGTGGAAACTTTTCTGTTGATCTAAGTGACATTAAAAGCTGGGATCCACTCATTGAGCGTATAAAAGAAATtcttgaaaacaaacaaacaaaaataattgcaGCATGTCGATTACAAGTCTTTCAGGATCAAAAATTTGGtattttatcagttttcaagTCATGTGCATGTAACCTGTTGTCAATGGAAATACGTTTGTCAAACACTGAAAAACAGTCAATAGCAGAACTATATATGAAATCAAAAGCCCATGAGATTGCTGACTATTATGATTTATATGATTGTTTTCCACTTTTATGTAAAATGTTCCATGATAATCCCAATTTTGATGTTGCAAATTTATTTCAGAAACCATTTTCAGTTTATGAATTAGAAATTGACAAGCTACTTCAGATTGGGCTACACACTAAATATTGTGCTTTAGCTTTATGTGTCATGTTCAATAATCAATTGAAAGAAGAAATGTTGACAAAAGATGTGGATGCAGATACCAAACGAATCATCAAGAACACATGTCAGGCATGTAAACTGGACAGAGGAACTTCTCTATTGGTTATACGGGACGAACTTGACTCACTTACAAATACATTTATTAGGAAGGTACAAGGAAATGTCATGGGGCAAGGTGAACATTACTATAAAGCCTTgcatgataaaatatttgactttctAGCTTACTACTTTGGACAGAAAATAATCGAATGCTTGATAAAGAATGCAGATAGTTGTTTGATCAAGGAGAGATTCTTATTAGAAAGAGAAGATGTCCTGGATCCGTTTATTAATGTTGTACCACCAACATATCATCAGATGTACATACAGAGAATGATTGATGATTGGTCAATTGGAAAAGTTCAGGATATTTTTAGGAATATCAATATGAAGATACCTCAGTTCCGaaagaaatttttatttcatttgtctAAGCTTGATACAACTTTGCAAAGACAACTAGCACATACCTTTGACAATAAATGCCAACGATCTGCAGATTATTGGTTTGTTGGTTATAATAAATACGACACTGTGTTATTACATTGTTGTTTAATAGGAGATATAAATTTGATCCAGTGGTGTTTAAACCATGATGTTGATGTGAAAAAGTGTACATATGATTATCAGTCACCTGTAATGATTGCTTCTGAACAAGGTCATACAGAAATTGTAAGAATGTTGTTGGACAAAGGAGTGGACTGTAATATATGTGACATAATGCGTAAGTCAGCATTAATGAAGGCCTGTGAAcatggtcatacagaaatagtTGAAATGCTGCTGGATATAGGAGCAGACCTTGAATGTGACCAAGCGGAACGGTCACCTGTAATGTTGGCGTGTGAAGGTGGGCATACACAAATTGTACGAATGTTGTTGCACAAAGGAGCACGTTGTAATAAGTTTGACGACGAAAATCGGTCACTTGTAATGATGGCTTGTGAAGGTGGTCATACAGAAATTGTCCAAATGTTAATTAACAGAGGATCAGACTGTAATACATGTGACTATGATGGTCAGTCACCTGTATTGAAGGCTTGTGCATATGGTCATAAGGAAATAGTAAAACTGTTGATAGATAGAGGATCAAAGTTAAATGAATGTGACAATGATGGTAAGACACCTCTACTTATGGCTTGtgaacatggttttatagaaatagtaaggatgttgttgGACAGAGggttatattataataaatctGATAATAATGGTTGGACACCTTTATTGACGGCTTGTGAACGtggtcatacagaaatagtaaagatgTTGTTAGATGGAGGGGTATACTTTAGTAAATCCGATAATGAGGGTTGGACATCTTTTTTGTCTTCTTGTAGACATGGTCATTTAAATATAGTTAAAATGTTGTTAGACAAAGGAGCAGATTATGAAAAATGTGACAACTTGGATCAATCACCTGTAATGACAGCCTGTGAAAACGGTCATGCAGAAATAGTAAGAATGTTGCTAAACAGAGGGATAAACTATAATGAATGTAACAACCATGGTATAGCACTAATATTGAAGGCATGTCAGTATGGTCATACGGAAATTGTGAAATTATTGTTAGACAAAGGGGAAGACTTTAATAGATGTGACATGTGGGGTAAGTCGCCTGTAATGTATGCTTGTAAAcatggtcatacagaaatagtTCAACTACTATTAGACAAAAGAGTGGACTATAATAAATCAGACAAAAAGGATCAATCACCTATGATGGTTGCGTGTCGATATGGTTATTCAAATATTGTTCAGATGCTGTTAAACAAAGGGGCAGACTACAATAAATGTGATAATCATTATAAGTCCCCTGTAATGAAAGCTTGTGAACATGGTCATACAGACATAGTTAAGATGTTGCTTGAAAAAGGTGTGGATTGTAATGAGGTCGATATCTTGGGTCAGTCGCCTTTAATGAAGGCTTGTAAACATGGACATACAGCTATAGTTGGAATGCTATTGGACAAAAGGGTAGACTATAATAAATCTGACTTAAATGGTTTGACATCTTTTGCATTTGCTTGTTCTCACAATAACAGAGAAATAGTAAAGATGCTGTTAAATAAAGGAGTTAACCATGATACATTGGACAGTGTCCGCCAGTCACCTTTTATGAAGGCTTTTATCCATGGACATATGGAAATAGTAATGATGTTGATCAAAAGTGGATTAAACTATAACCAATATGACAGCAAGGGAAGATCACTTCTAATAAAGGCTTGTTCAAGTGGTCTAACAGAATTTGTCAAGATACTTTTGGACAACGGTGTAGACCATAATAAATGTGACAAAAAGGGTCAGTCTCCTTTGATGTTTGCCTGTAGACATGGTAATAGACAAATAGTAAGAATGTTGCTAGATAGGAGAGtagattataataaatgtaacaaatGGCGTTGGTCAGCTGTACTGTATTCTTGTAAATATGGTCACCAAGAGGTTTTAAGGATGCTGATTCTCAGCGGAGCAAACATTAATAGATGTGATAATAATGGTTGTTCACCGGTTATCATCGCTTGTAAACGTGGCTATACAGGAATCGTTGAGATGTTATTAGATAAAAAAGCAGACTTTATAACATGCAATAATAAGGGACAGTCACTTCTAATGTATGCTTGTAAATATGGTCGTACAAAAATAGTAAGAATCTTGGTAGAAAAAGGGGTAGACTATAGTAACTGCGACCAAAACGGTATGTCACCTCTAATGCATGCATGTAAACATGGACATACAGCTGCAGTAAAGATTTTGTTAGACAAAGGAGGAAACTCTAATTCTTGTTATGCTGACGGTTCTTCCCTCATAATGCATGcttgtaaaaataattatttagaaattGCAAGGATGTTAATACACAAAGGAGCAGACTTTAAAGAACGCGACAGAGATGGTCGATCTGTGCTGATGGAAACATGTGGACACTTAAATGAGAAACTAGCATGTTTGTTAATAAAGAACGATGCAGACTTAAATAAATGTGACAGATTGGGTCTATCACCTGTAATGATAGCTTGTGAAAATGGTAATGAAAAAATTGTAAGTTTGTTGTTAGAAAAAGGAGCAAATTATGATGAAATTGACAGAACTGGTACGTCACCTTTAATGAAGGCCTGTGAAGGTGGTGACACAGAAATAGTAAAGAAATTGTTAGAGAAAGGAGCAAACTTAGATAAATGTGACAGATCGGGTCAAACACCTGTAATGAAAGCGTGTAAACAAGGTCATGCAAGTATTGTTAGTATGTTGTTAGAAAAAGGAGCAGATTACAAAGAAATAGACAGAAAGGGCCAGTCACCTATGATGAAGGCTTGTGTACATGGTCACACAGAAATAGTAAAGAAATTGTTAGACAAAGGGGAATCCTTTAATAAATGTGACAGATCAGATCAGTACCCTCTAATGATGGCTTGCGAAAATGGTCATCCAGAAATAGTATGGACGTTGTTAGACAGAGAAGCAAACTGTAATAAATCTGATTATTATGGAAACACACCTTTAACAAAAGCTTGTAGAATGGgccatacagaaatagtaaaatTGTTAATAGACAAAGAAGCAGACATTAATAAAAGTGATTTTGATGACTTGTCACCAGTAATGATAGCTTGTGAACTTGGttttacagaaatagtaaacatGTTAGTAGATAAAGGGGCAGAATATGTTAAAAATAACGTTTTTGGTGAGTCACCTGTCATGATAGCTTGTTACAATGGTAAAAAAGACGCCATGAAGTTATTATTGGATAGAGGAGCAGATTGTAATCATAGTGACAGTGAACATGCCTCACTTTTAGTTAGAGCTAGTGAAAAAGGGCATACCGACATTTTAAAGTTGTTGTTAGAAAGAGGGGCAGACTGTAATAAAGTAGATAAAAATGATCAGTCACCTGTATTGAGGGCCTGTGAAcatggtcatacagaaatagtaaatatacTGTTAGACAGAGGAGCAGACTTTAACAAAGTGGACTTTAATGAACAGTCACCTTTAATGACGGCTTGTGAAcatggtcatacagaaatagtGAATATGTTATTGAAAAAAGGAGCAGACTTTAATAAATTGAATTTGCAAGATCAGTCAGCCCTCATGAAAGTTTGTGAGCatggacatacagaaatagtaaatattttgttaGATCGAGGTATAGACTGTAATAGAATGGACTGGCATGATCAGTCATCATTAATAATGGCCTGTAAACATGGCCATTTACAAATAGTTAAGATATTAATAGAAAGAGGCGCAGACTGTGATAGATGTGACTACGAGGATCAGTCACCTGTATATATGGCTTGTGAAAGTGGTCATACTGAAATAGTAAAGGTGTTATTAGACCGAGGAGTAGACTTCAACCGAAGTGATTATATTGGTCAGTCACCTATAATGAAGGCTTGTGAACATGGTCATACAAAAATAGTTGAAATGCTGTTAGATAATGGGGCAGACTTAGATACATGTGATATGCTTGGTCACACACCGTTAATGATGGCTTGTATACATAGTcataaaacaataattaaaatgttGCTAGATAGAGGAGCAGACTATAGTATATGTGACAATGATGGCAAGTCACCAGTTCAAATTGCCTTTCTGAACTGTCAGTATGATATAGCTACCATGATTAATAAACATGCTTTAATGGAGAAACAAGGCTAA